One Glycine max cultivar Williams 82 chromosome 3, Glycine_max_v4.0, whole genome shotgun sequence DNA window includes the following coding sequences:
- the LOC113001170 gene encoding dehydration-responsive element-binding protein 2F gives MDTCKKFPLKPWKKGPTRGKGGPQNASCEYRGVRQRTWGKWVAEIREPKKRTRLWLGSFATAEEAAMAYDEAARRLYGPDAYLNLPHLQPRSTSTTITSSGKFKWFPSKNFISMFPSCGLLNVNAQPSVHLIHQRLQELKRNSVVSQSPPNSSNEPKEETQTVGSKKDGENPPKDDQMLSEEVLGDLQEKPQIDLHEFLQQMGILKEERESERTDSSGSSSTMPEALLRDDNDHHLGVFSDNSVNWEALIDMHGIAGIQESEVTQLEAYDPNDDLTFSTSIWNF, from the coding sequence ATGGATACTTGCAAGAAGTTCCCCTTGAAGCCATGGAAGAAAGGGCCAACAAGGGGGAAAGGCGGCCCCCAGAACGCCTCGTGTGAGTACCGAGGCGTTCGGCAGAGAACTTGGGGCAAATGGGTTGCTGAGATAAGAGAGCCAAAGAAGAGAACTAGGCTCTGGCTTGGTTCTTTTGCCACAGCTGAAGAAGCTGCCATGGCTTATGATGAGGCTGCAAGGAGACTCTATGGTCCAGATGCATACCTTAATCTCCCCCACCTTCAACCAAGGTCCACTTCAACTACTATCACATCATCAGGGAAGTTCAAATGGTTCCCTTCCAAGAACTTCATTTCAATGTTCCCTTCCTGTGGATTACTCAATGTAAATGCTCAACCTAGTGTTCATTTAATCCACCAGAGGCTACAGGAGCTTAAGAGAAATTCAGTTGTCAGTCAATCGCCGCCTAATTCATCCAATGAACCAAAGGAAGAAACTCAGACTGTAGGCAGCaaaaaagatggagaaaatCCACCAAAAGATGATCAAATGTTGTCAGAGGAGGTTCTTGGAGATCTTCAGGAGAAACCCCAGATAGACCTCCATGAGTTTCTTCAACAGATGGGAATCCttaaagaagaaagagagtCAGAGAGAACTGATAGCTCAGGAAGTTCATCAACAATGCCTGAAGCTCTGTTGAGAGATGACAATGATCATCATTTGGGAGTGTTTTCTGACAATAGTGTTAACTGGGAGGCATTGATTGATATGCATGGAATTGCAGGTATTCAGGAATCAGAAGTCACTCAGCTTGAAGCATATGACCCAAATGATGATCTTACTTTCTCAACTTCCATTTGGaacttttaa
- the LOC100810545 gene encoding DNA-binding protein SMUBP-2 isoform X1, protein MATGTGSKKKASPLSLEQFISITAPLLDLEKEAEISSSIATGASRNLDTAQKRGSTILNLKCVDVQTGLMGKSLIEFQSTKGDVLPAHKFGTHDVVVLKLNKADLGSPALGQGVVYRLKDSSITIAFDDIPEDGLNSPLRLEKVANEVTYRRMKDALIQLSKGVHKGPASDLIPVLFGERPPTVSKKDVSSTPFNKNLDHSQKEAVSKALSSKNVFLLHGPPGTGKTTTVVEIILQEVKRGSKILACAASNIAVDNIVERLVPHRCVKSFVDTLYSFMMTFSARVKLVRVGHPARLLPQVLDSALDAQVLRGDNSGLANDIRKEMKALNGKLLKTKDRNTRKDIQRELRTLSKEERKRQQLAVTDVLKSADVILTTLIGAFSKKLDSTSFDLVIIDEAAQALEIACWIPILKGSRCILAGDHLQLPPTIQSVEAEKKGLGRTLFERLAEMYGDEITSMLTIQYRMHELIMDWSSKELYNSKIKAHPSVTAHMLYDLEGVKRTNSTEPTLLLIDTAGCDMEEKKDEEDSTFNEGEAEVTVTHAKRLVQSGVLPSDIGIITPYAAQVVLLKMLKNKEDQLKDVEISTVDGFQGREKEAIIISMVRSNSKKEVGFLSDRRRMNVAVTRSRRQCCLVCDTETVSGDGFLKRLIEYFEEHGEYLSASEYQNE, encoded by the exons ATGGCAACGGGAACGGGAAGTAAGAAGAAGGCATCGCCTCTCTCTTTGGAGCAATTCATCTCCATTACCGCTCCTCTTCTTGACTTGGAAAAG GAAGCTGAGATTTCAAGCTCGATCGCCACTGGTGCGTCCAGGAATTTGGATACTGCTCAAAAGAGGGGTTCTACAATCCTCAACTTGAAGTGCGTCGATGTCCag ACAGGGCTTATGGGGAAGTCTCTGATCGAGTTCCAGTCAACAAAAGGAGATGTTCTTCCTGCACACAAG TTTGGTACTCATGATGTTGTTGTTTTAAAACTCAACAAGGCTGATTTAGGTTCTCCTGCTCTTGGACAAGGTGTTGTTTACAGGTTAAAG GACTCATCAATAACCATTGCTTTTGATGATATACCGGAAGACGGTTTAAACAGTCCCCTAAGACTGGAAAAAGTAGCAAATGAG GTGACTTATCGCAGGATGAAAGACGCGTTGATACAGTTGAGTAAAGGAGTGCACAAGGGTCCTGCCTCTGATCTGATTCCTGTCTTGTTTGGGGAGAGGCCACCAACAGTGTCCAAGAAGGATGTATCTTCCACTCCCTTTAATAAAAATCTTGATCACTCCCAG AAAGAAGCAGTTTCAAAAGCTCTATCATCGAAGAATGTGTTCTTGTTGCATGGACCACCTGGAACGGGAAAAACTACAACAGTTGTAGAAATTATATTACAAGAAGTGAAACGTGGATCTAAGATTCTTGCTTGTGCTGCCTCAAATATTGCTGTGGACAACATTGTTGAGCGGCTAGTTCCACATAG GTGTGTAAAATCATTTGTTGATACTTTATACTCATTCATGATGACGTTTTCTGCTAGAGTTAAGCTGGTGAGAGTGGGTCATCCTGCACGTTTATTGCCTCAAGTATTGGACAGTGCGCTGGATGCTCAG GTACTACGAGGAGATAATAGTGGTCTTGCAAATGACATTCGGAAAGAAATGAAG GCATTGAATGGAAAGCTGCTGAAAACCAAAGACAGAAATACTAGAAAGGACATACAAAGGGAACTTAGGACTCTATCCAAAGAAGAACGTAAAAGGCAGCAGCTTGCTGTAACAGATGTACTTAAAAGTGCAGATGTAATATTAACTACTTTGATTGGGGCTTTCTCTAAAAAACTAGACAGCACTTCATTTGATTTGGTGATTATTGATGAAGCTGCTCAAGCACTTGAGATAGCATGCTGGATACCTATACTGAAG GGTTCAAGATGTATACTTGCAGGGGACCATCTTCAACTTCCTCCAACCATTCAAAGTGTTGAAGCCGAGAAGAAAGGCTTAGGAAGAACGCTCTTTGAACGACTTGCAGAAATGTATGGAGATGAAATCACATCAATGCTTACAATCCAGTATCGTATGCATGAACTTATCATGGATTGGTCTTCTAAAGAGCTTTACAACAGTAAG ATCAAGGCTCATCCAAGTGTTACTGCGCATATGTTATATGATCTTGAGGGTGTGAAGCGGACAAATTCTACTGAACCAACCCTCCTTCTCATAGACACAGCTGG ATGTGacatggaagaaaagaaagatgaagaagatagCACCTTTAATGAAGGTGAAGCTGAGGTTACCGTGACTCACGCAAAGAGACTAGTGCAAAGTGGGGTGCTTCCTTCTGATATTGGAATTATTACTCCGTATGCTGCACAG GTTGTTTTACTCAAGATGTTGAAAAACAAGGAGGACCAGCTGAAGGATGTTGAAATCTCAACAGTTGATGGATTCCAGGGAAGGGAGAAGGAAGCCATTATTATATCAATGGTTcgatcaaattcaaaaaaagag GTTGGCTTTCTGAGTGATCGCCGGCGAATGAATGTGGCTGTGACACGGTCCAGAAGGCAATGCTGTCTTGTCTGTGACACAGAGACAGTCAGTGGTGACGGATTTCTAAAGCGATTGATTGAGTATTTTGAGGAGCATGGTGAATATCTAAGTGCATCTGAGTACCAGAATGAGTAG
- the LOC100810545 gene encoding DNA-binding protein SMUBP-2 isoform X2 — translation MATGTGSKKKASPLSLEQFISITAPLLDLEKEAEISSSIATGASRNLDTAQKRGSTILNLKCVDVQTGLMGKSLIEFQSTKGDVLPAHKFGTHDVVVLKLNKADLGSPALGQGVVYRLKDSSITIAFDDIPEDGLNSPLRLEKVANEVTYRRMKDALIQLSKGVHKGPASDLIPVLFGERPPTVSKKDVSSTPFNKNLDHSQKEAVSKALSSKNVFLLHGPPGTGKTTTVVEIILQEVKRGSKILACAASNIAVDNIVERLVPHRVKLVRVGHPARLLPQVLDSALDAQVLRGDNSGLANDIRKEMKALNGKLLKTKDRNTRKDIQRELRTLSKEERKRQQLAVTDVLKSADVILTTLIGAFSKKLDSTSFDLVIIDEAAQALEIACWIPILKGSRCILAGDHLQLPPTIQSVEAEKKGLGRTLFERLAEMYGDEITSMLTIQYRMHELIMDWSSKELYNSKIKAHPSVTAHMLYDLEGVKRTNSTEPTLLLIDTAGCDMEEKKDEEDSTFNEGEAEVTVTHAKRLVQSGVLPSDIGIITPYAAQVVLLKMLKNKEDQLKDVEISTVDGFQGREKEAIIISMVRSNSKKEVGFLSDRRRMNVAVTRSRRQCCLVCDTETVSGDGFLKRLIEYFEEHGEYLSASEYQNE, via the exons ATGGCAACGGGAACGGGAAGTAAGAAGAAGGCATCGCCTCTCTCTTTGGAGCAATTCATCTCCATTACCGCTCCTCTTCTTGACTTGGAAAAG GAAGCTGAGATTTCAAGCTCGATCGCCACTGGTGCGTCCAGGAATTTGGATACTGCTCAAAAGAGGGGTTCTACAATCCTCAACTTGAAGTGCGTCGATGTCCag ACAGGGCTTATGGGGAAGTCTCTGATCGAGTTCCAGTCAACAAAAGGAGATGTTCTTCCTGCACACAAG TTTGGTACTCATGATGTTGTTGTTTTAAAACTCAACAAGGCTGATTTAGGTTCTCCTGCTCTTGGACAAGGTGTTGTTTACAGGTTAAAG GACTCATCAATAACCATTGCTTTTGATGATATACCGGAAGACGGTTTAAACAGTCCCCTAAGACTGGAAAAAGTAGCAAATGAG GTGACTTATCGCAGGATGAAAGACGCGTTGATACAGTTGAGTAAAGGAGTGCACAAGGGTCCTGCCTCTGATCTGATTCCTGTCTTGTTTGGGGAGAGGCCACCAACAGTGTCCAAGAAGGATGTATCTTCCACTCCCTTTAATAAAAATCTTGATCACTCCCAG AAAGAAGCAGTTTCAAAAGCTCTATCATCGAAGAATGTGTTCTTGTTGCATGGACCACCTGGAACGGGAAAAACTACAACAGTTGTAGAAATTATATTACAAGAAGTGAAACGTGGATCTAAGATTCTTGCTTGTGCTGCCTCAAATATTGCTGTGGACAACATTGTTGAGCGGCTAGTTCCACATAG AGTTAAGCTGGTGAGAGTGGGTCATCCTGCACGTTTATTGCCTCAAGTATTGGACAGTGCGCTGGATGCTCAG GTACTACGAGGAGATAATAGTGGTCTTGCAAATGACATTCGGAAAGAAATGAAG GCATTGAATGGAAAGCTGCTGAAAACCAAAGACAGAAATACTAGAAAGGACATACAAAGGGAACTTAGGACTCTATCCAAAGAAGAACGTAAAAGGCAGCAGCTTGCTGTAACAGATGTACTTAAAAGTGCAGATGTAATATTAACTACTTTGATTGGGGCTTTCTCTAAAAAACTAGACAGCACTTCATTTGATTTGGTGATTATTGATGAAGCTGCTCAAGCACTTGAGATAGCATGCTGGATACCTATACTGAAG GGTTCAAGATGTATACTTGCAGGGGACCATCTTCAACTTCCTCCAACCATTCAAAGTGTTGAAGCCGAGAAGAAAGGCTTAGGAAGAACGCTCTTTGAACGACTTGCAGAAATGTATGGAGATGAAATCACATCAATGCTTACAATCCAGTATCGTATGCATGAACTTATCATGGATTGGTCTTCTAAAGAGCTTTACAACAGTAAG ATCAAGGCTCATCCAAGTGTTACTGCGCATATGTTATATGATCTTGAGGGTGTGAAGCGGACAAATTCTACTGAACCAACCCTCCTTCTCATAGACACAGCTGG ATGTGacatggaagaaaagaaagatgaagaagatagCACCTTTAATGAAGGTGAAGCTGAGGTTACCGTGACTCACGCAAAGAGACTAGTGCAAAGTGGGGTGCTTCCTTCTGATATTGGAATTATTACTCCGTATGCTGCACAG GTTGTTTTACTCAAGATGTTGAAAAACAAGGAGGACCAGCTGAAGGATGTTGAAATCTCAACAGTTGATGGATTCCAGGGAAGGGAGAAGGAAGCCATTATTATATCAATGGTTcgatcaaattcaaaaaaagag GTTGGCTTTCTGAGTGATCGCCGGCGAATGAATGTGGCTGTGACACGGTCCAGAAGGCAATGCTGTCTTGTCTGTGACACAGAGACAGTCAGTGGTGACGGATTTCTAAAGCGATTGATTGAGTATTTTGAGGAGCATGGTGAATATCTAAGTGCATCTGAGTACCAGAATGAGTAG
- the LOC100820498 gene encoding oligopeptide transporter 5 — MERGANNKKLSPLSSEQFISLTTPLVDLEKEAEASSTGVSQERVIEDAEKDEFQVDDCPIEQVRLTVPITDDPTQPALTFRTWVLGLASCVFLAFVNQFFGYRTNPLKISSVSAQIITLPLGKLMAATLSTKPIRVPFTKWSFSLNPGPFSLKEHVLITIFATSGSSGVYAISIITIVKAFYHRNIHPVAAYLLALSTQMLGYGWAGIFRRFLVNSPYMWWPANLVQVSLFRAFHEKEKRPKGGNTRLQFFFLVFVVSFAYYTIPGYLFQAISTISFVCLIWKDSITAQQIGSGMNGLGIGSFGLDWNTVAGFLGSPLAIPGFAIINMLIGFVLDIYVLIPLAYWSNLYDAKKFPLISSHTFDSTGATYNVSRILNPKTFDIDLNSYNNYSKIYLSITFAFEYGFSFATLTATISHVALFHGEMILQMWRKTTRALKEQLGDVHTRIMKRNYEQVPEWWFVTILILMVVIALVACEGFGKQLQLPWWGILLSLTIALVFTLPIGVIQATTNIQTGLNVIAELIIGFIYPGKPLANVAFKTYGHVSMVQALGFLGDFKLGHYMKIPPKSMFIVQLVGTVVASSVYFATAWWLLTSIENICDEELLPKGSPWTCPGDDVFYNASIIWGVVGPKRMFTKDGVYPGMNWFFLIGLLAPLPVWLLSKKFPNHKWIQLINFPIIIAGASNIPPFRSVNYITWGIVGIFFNFYVYRKFKAWWARHTYILSAALDAGVAFMGVALYFALQSNGIFGPTWWGLDADHCHLAKCPTAPDVHAKGCPLL; from the exons ATGGAGAGAGGAGCcaataataagaaattatcaCCTCTCTCTTCGGAGCAATTCATTTCTCTTACCACCCCGCTTGTTGATTTGGAAAAG GAAGCTGAGGCATCAAGCACAGGAGTGTCTCAAGAGAGGGTCATAGaggatgctgagaaagatgaaTTTCAAGTTGATGACTGTCCCATAGAGCAAGTGAGGCTAACAGTTCCAATCACTGATGATCCTACTCAGCCAGCACTGACATTCCGGACATGGGTTCTGGGGTTGGCATCATGTGTATTTCTTGCCTTTGTAAACCAATTCTTTGGCTACAGAACCAACCCTTTAAAAATCTCTTCGGTCTCAGCGCAGATTATTACCCTCCCACTTGGGAAACTCATGGCTGCAACTCTTTCCACTAAACCAATCCGAGTGCCATTCACAAAATGGTCTTTTTCATTGAATCCGGGCCCATTCTCTTTGAAGGAACATGTGCTGATCACCATCTTTGCTACATCTGGATCTAGTGGTGTTTATGCAATTAGCATCATCACAATTGTTAAGGCTTTCTATCATAGGAACATCCATCCAGTAGCGGCTTATTTATTAGCACTATCAACCCAAATGCTTGGGTATGGATGGGCTGGGATTTTTAGAAGATTTCTTGTTAACTCCCCTTATATGTGGTGGCCTGCAAACCTTGTGCAGGTGTCTCTATTCAGGGCAtttcatgaaaaagaaaaaaggcctAAAGGAGGAAACACTAGGCTCCAAttcttttttctagtttttgtAGTGAGCTTTGCCTATTACACTATACCAGGGTACTTATTCCAAGCAATATCAACTATCTCCTTTGTTTGCTTGATTTGGAAAGATTCTATCACTGCTCAACAGATTGGTTCAGGCATGAATGGCCTTGGCATCGGCTCGTTTGGCCTCGATTGGAACACCGTTGCAGGCTTTTTAGGCAGCCCTTTAGCTATACCTGGCTTTGCCATCATCAACATGTTGATTGGATTTGTGCTGGATATCTATGTTTTGATTCCCCTTGCTTATTGGAGCAATTTATATGATGCTAAAAAGTTTCCCCTCATTAGTTCTCACACATTTGACTCAACAGGTGCAACATATAATGTTAGTAGGATTCTAAATCCCAAAACTTTTGACATTGATTTGAATAGTTATAACAATTACAGCAAGATCTATCTTAGTATCACTTTTGCATTTGAGTATGGATTTAGCTTTGCAACTCTGACTGCCACTATTTCACACGTTGCCCTCTTCCATGGAGAGATGATTCTTCAGATGTGGAGGAAGACAACTAGAGCACTAAAAGAACAACTTGGAGATGTCCATACAAGAATTATGAAGAGAAACTATGAACAAGTCCCTGAATGGTGGTTTGTCACCATTTTGATTCTCATGGTTGTTATTGCCTTGGTTGCTTGTGAAGGCTTTGGCAAACAACTCCAACTTCCATGGTGGGGAATTTTACTTTCTTTAACAATTGCATTAGTCTTCACCTTGCCAATTGGGGTTATTCAAGCCACAACAAACATACAGACAGGACTCAACGTGATTGCGGAGTTGATAATTGGATTCATTTACCCAGGAAAGCCACTTGCTAACGTGGCCTTCAAGACTTATGGACATGTCAGCATGGTACAGGCACTTGGGTTTCTTGGTGACTTCAAATTAGGCCACTATATGAAAATTCCTCCTAAATCTATGTTCATAGTGCAGCTGGTAGGCacagttgttgcttcatctGTCTACTTTGCCACAGCTTGGTGGCTTCTCACATCTATTGAGAACATTTGTGATGAAGAATTGTTGCCGAAGGGTAGTCCATGGACATGCCCTGGTGATGATGTGTTCTATAATGCTTCAATAATATGGGGAGTAGTAGGACCAAAGAGAATGTTTACCAAGGATGGTGTTTATCCAGGGATGAATTGGTTTTTCCTCATTGGTCTACTTGCACCCCTTCCTGTGTGGTTGCTTTCTAAAAAATTCCCCAACCACAAGTGGATTCAACTCATCAACTTTCCCATCATCATTGCAGGTGCATCCAATATCCCACCATTCAGATCTGTTAATTATATTACATGGGGAATTGTTGGAATCTTCTTTAATTTCTATGTTTATAGAAAGTTCAAGGCATGGTGGGCTAGGCATACTTATATCCTTTCAGCTGCTTTAGATGCCGGAGTTGCTTTCATGGGTGTAGCCCTCTATTTTGCTCTCCAATCCAATGGTATTTTTGGTCCAACCTGGTGGGGTCTTGATGCTGATCACTGCCATTTGGCCAAATGCCCCACAGCTCCAGATGTACATGCCAAAGGATGCCCTCTTCTCTGA
- the LOC100811618 gene encoding adenylosuccinate synthetase 2, chloroplastic — protein MNTISSLTLDSHAICNPQRSISLRQVRPTTRNVVVCSAKPVAPPPTKLAAADTSGCRIGELSQVSGVLGCQWGDEGKGKLVDILAQHFEIVARCQGGANAGHTIYNAEGKKFALHLVPSGILNEDTLCVIGNGVVVHLPGLFKEIDGLESNGVSCKGRILISDRAHLLFDFHQVVDGLREAELAKSFIGTTKRGIGPCYSSKVNRNGLRVGDLRHMDTFPQKLDLILSDAALRFKDFNYGPYMLREEVEKYKRYAERLEPFIADTVLVMNDAIEQKKKILVEGGQATMLDIDFGTYPFVTSSSPSAGGICTGLGIAPRVLGDLIGVVKAYTTRVGSGPFPTEILGSGGDLLRFAGQEFGTTTGRPRRCGWLDLVALKYSCQINGFSSLNLTKLDVLSDLEEIQLGVYYKLADGTPIKSFPSDLRLLEQLKVEYEVLPGWKSDISSIRNYSDLPKAARLYVERIEELVGVPIHYIGIGPGRDALIYK, from the exons ATGAACACCATCTCATCACTGACCCTTGATTCTCACGCAATATGCAACCCTCAGCGCAGCATCTCCCTCCGCCAAGTTCGCCCCACCACTCGAAACGTCGTCGTGTGCTCCGCGAAGCCCGTCGCGCCTCCCCCCACCAAGCTCGCCGCCGCCGACACCTCCGGCTGCCGCATCGGCGAACTGAGCCAGGTCTCCGGCGTGCTTGGCTGCCAGTGGGGCGACGAGGGCAAAGGGAAGCTCGTTGACATATTGGCCCAACACTTCGAAATCGTTGCTCGCTGCCAG GGTGGAGCTAATGCTGGGCATACTATTTACAACGCAGAAGGGAAAAAGTTTGCTCTTCATCTTGTTCCTTCTGGTATTCTCAATGAGGATACTCTGTGTGTTATTGGGAATGGAGTTGTAGTGCACCTGCCGGGGTTGTTTAAGGAGATTGACGGTCTTGAATCGAACGGGGTCTCTTGCAAGGGAAGGATATTGATATCTGATCGTGCTCACCTGTTGTTTGATTTCCACCAAGTGGTGGATGGGCTAAGAGAAGCGGAGCTTGCTAAATCCTTCATTGGCACCACAAAGAGAGGCATTGGACCCTGCTACTCCAGCAAGGTTAACCGTAATGGCCTCCGAGTGGGTGATTTGAGGCACATGGATACTTTCCCTCAGAAGCTTGATCTTATATTGTCAGATGCAGCATTGAGGTTCAAAGATTTTAACTATGGCCCATATATGCTCAGGGAAGAAGTTGAAAAATACAAGAGGTATGCCGAGAGGTTGGAGCCCTTTATTGCTGATACTGTGCTTGTCATGAATGACGCCAtagaacaaaagaagaagattttggTTGAAGGAGGACAAGCTACCATGTTGGACATTGATTTTGGAACTTATCCCTTTGTTACTTCTTCTAGCCCATCAGCTGGTGGGATATGCACTGGTCTTGGTATTGCTCCAAGGGTACTTGGTGATTTAATAGGAGTG GTGAAGGCATACACTACAAGAGTTGGTTCTGGTCCTTTTCCAACTGAAATTTTGGGTTCAGGAGGTGACCTCCTCAGATTTGCTGGGCAGGAGTTTGGCACAACTACTGGCCGCCCTCGACGGTGTGGCTGGCTCGATTTAGTTGCACTGAAATACTCTTGTCAGATCAACGGTTTCTCATCGTTGAATCTTACCAAGCTAGATGTTTTATCAGATCTTGAAGAAATACAGTTAGGTGTCTATTACAAACTTGCTGATGGCACCCCAATCAAATCATTCCCTTCAGATCTTCGTCTTCTTGAGCAACTGAAG GTGGAATATGAAGTACTTCCTGGATGGAAATCTGATATATCTTCCATAAGAAACTATTCTGACCTTCCAAAGGCTGCAAGGCTGTATGTGGAAAGGATAGAAGAACTTGTGGGGGTCCCTATTCACTACATTGGTATTGGGCCTGGACGTGATGCTCTCATATACAAATGA